The following DNA comes from Candidatus Scalindua japonica.
CCCGGTAAAGCATTAAAGCGCCCGTTATGCCAGCTCTCGTATTCCTCCTGCTCGTAAAGAACCGGTGGACGGGGGCCAATCAAACTCATTTCACCTCGAATTACGTTAATCAACTGGGGTAATTCGTCTATACATAATCGTCGAAACACCTTTCCAAAGGGAATTAAACTATTTAAATTATCCCGTTTGATCATAGGTTTGTTTACATTTCCGTCACTATGTTTTTCAGATTTTATTAGTCCAGCCACATATTTTTTATGAGCATTCGTACAATTTCCGACCTTCATACTTCGAAATTTCAGCATGATAAATGTCTTGCCCATATACCCCACTCTTTCCTGTTTAAAAAAGACAGGCCCTGGAGAGAGTATTTTAATTGATATGATCGTAATGAGAAAAAGAGGAGATGCCAAAACAAGAACTAAGACAGACACGGTTATATCAACATATCGTTTCCAAACGGGCATTTTGTAGTCGTAATTATTTTTTATTTTATACTCAAGTTTAACGTTATCGACAAAATCCTTCTCAGTCTGATCACTTATTGAATATGATTTATTTGAACTGGGGTTGCTCTGTTTAGTGTAACCATTATTTTTATCAGATTTATTTAAGTAGTTAGTTATATTATTAATATCTTTCCAATCAATTGGATAGATATAAACTTTAAAGGTAATATTTTGTCCCGTGGTAGAAATAAATTTCTCTTTTATATTTTTCGCGAAAATCGATGCACCTGCCCTATCAGTATTATTCAAACAGACACCAATGTGTTGATTGTCAATCATTCCAACTTCATCAATCATACGTGTCCCACGCTTATTAAATATCTTTATAAATAGCTCGATAGTTTTTTCGCTTTTTCCACTCAAGTCAAACTCCACAAGAGAAAAAACACTTTCACTTCTGTCGCATCTAACTCGTTCCCGCATAATAATACTCTTA
Coding sequences within:
- a CDS encoding sugar transferase codes for the protein MRERVRCDRSESVFSLVEFDLSGKSEKTIELFIKIFNKRGTRMIDEVGMIDNQHIGVCLNNTDRAGASIFAKNIKEKFISTTGQNITFKVYIYPIDWKDINNITNYLNKSDKNNGYTKQSNPSSNKSYSISDQTEKDFVDNVKLEYKIKNNYDYKMPVWKRYVDITVSVLVLVLASPLFLITIISIKILSPGPVFFKQERVGYMGKTFIMLKFRSMKVGNCTNAHKKYVAGLIKSEKHSDGNVNKPMIKRDNLNSLIPFGKVFRRLCIDELPQLINVIRGEMSLIGPRPPVLYEQEEYESWHNGRFNALPGITGLWQVSGKNRLTFEQMIRLDIRYSRQESFLLDVIIILKTPFAIVLQVLDSMQENKNKEKGVCKYV